A single window of Mugil cephalus isolate CIBA_MC_2020 chromosome 1, CIBA_Mcephalus_1.1, whole genome shotgun sequence DNA harbors:
- the LOC124997550 gene encoding uncharacterized protein LOC124997550 has protein sequence MNLNSLEGSIQNLLSVLYPPFEATAPTLLSQLFQIIDSRYQGDALRCLLDFLVPAKHILDTVQQAACAQYSDVLFLCEGWPLCLRDQVVIHLAPINPLLLHPGDFYLQVVPFCQQSARIVVCSLLEEEGFRAEAVEETPIPETSYPCIFSCDWLDELNRGRHGTPLSRCLLATERGVVRLPWERVAVPDFVDVEGSAGRSMASAPPSYPPLSPQLPSPPPLPDFPQNSSPNKSFPLSHSKESAQKQYPVTVLSSSSRPSAFSVETRICQAKHGIAVSLCLVDTSVASSSRLVKVKETEAEAKPIGWVSPNTWDSRFTGTNPNAKTASDTCTSASDDICKLNAKGVIVSEDKQQDKLRDTKLQETSKSGPRVVAEGEYIDVLQAAMLFGRARSLAEDQQKSEVQSQPSSHVEAQMQRYPQRQAQMQPHSQMEPHRPAQRHHAQAHTGLPTNPPTQSHSRSVAAAETHPPSHHHSQPNHPHPSCPEAPQCIRTVRFSEKPCTPCMKRRQGGKVTRAQELRCRYRDSYQAAIQNPVIFGPEKERGNMLAVVEEDGDFTQCDEAQGPPDTETGDPWCSVQDMWCDPRVQNQARTSVSELICEESGEKNTVPYWKPGDTNTAPCMDYRGTNASPFVSPLERTNERTTAPFREPQDAQSSKSHAHLHNVNGTNSAAEPRMNTSKAPSSLNGPNPSDEQVATLPFSSGEISGMHMTLKPRERLQQRNSYEGTSQKSHSTPQNRRECVTDGRCSSLSTAVVDTSEKCALVIVEGQNVRRRENTDSCAEIPQLHVVKCKNSTAFGLVSPKTNRRKLAVSDGASMTGRNCHQTEKKSQTDQRAAADTHKVSQNASARPRPDHLPLGSPDPKAHPIYLELASLAGSRDRTGRAIVELYGDDQGWRPTITSHELFQMFLYFHSIIRKEIREAGMTLIFDARKVIPQPQLYKALMSLKERYPQAVNSLVLLVDKENSLRPERCPGIQTDVITSMKALMKLAEMSQLSSRLGGSRSHSRCDWMELHQKLFPFVCDLHEASGLLLRAISMLEEPQRTDTIQSVQQCMMDQRTLMRDVLEDSRLVSLQREGGAILARLRKESDLKYPHCEDLSDAVDSVTSLYNHVEEQAHVLVQRSNMSLEHLEYLLQIREMEGHFTQIQQWFNEEGERQLLETESVEDSGDRMEQILNSFTGFLIEANDRRHHAMSLVSEAERLQQSGFSYPETEAFGALICSFKSGLEDFLCRAEACGRELQIMVNVCDFCEQASALASECIYYLDQSQSGIRTTRGHEGASQVNPTQSVQDSSLDSTSLCRAEIHAAHDSSGGSLTSRADGSILRTFEDRFQDFNPEKFQEVKAQASSLRGSRGMRVWNVAWLRCQEARQQLQERMQDVAEVYRHQPEPSSWCEGHFVDVVSTNVQTSSPGRQNLVVQSTPGPRHPQWEGIVSGAVDLEKRRPMLGSNSPISTTVACCNIIIKPEEHSDAGTSQASEAVQESLNRSAKRTQRETRRRQASRARSERDAAALSQAHTVGCQWFPWGRGLGARSVSQDSCATGAAAPGPSTPPEQQARPTSSCSHHGQPSCRILQEAQKFQISRHGSFCSDDSCMSEQGAAGGNGTVPCKHSSLPTGRYEGSFCLASPQESASNALRLQRVMEELVFTEKEYVRSLGYILTHYLPLMDRLDIPQDLRGKRGVIFGNLEKLYDFHSHYFLPELEACQREPAMVARCFLRHSESFGLYALYSKNKPQSDALILHRRHDIFKKKQQELGDMMDLSSYLLRPIQRISKYSLLLQDMLALAGSYRPKEVTQDPLYTSSGESSSVCVPDLTSSERERERAEIQAAADLVRFQMRHGNDLLTMDAIQDCDVNLKEQGQLIRQDEFTVFFRKKKCVRRIFLFEDLILFSKAKRTSVGNDVYVYKQSFKTSDIGMTHNSPAGGLCFEIWFRRRKSEDTYTLRASSMEVKKAWTTDLERILWDQAAHSRELRLQERVFMGMGRKPFMDIQPSDAAICDRAVSCTLPGRIPVACCSHRGLEYPRPHSIGSGSTASTTLSQSSSSSGRGSLPPAGYPGNQSQGADSNPAACSSLEAAADNELNDHHLHRHHPHRHWEQWKTHRPLLDTSESSGDCVNLFSSSERSRLSAVSGEVVDDSSFETQTLAPICRTPSLRRNSSPAVSSKKPGVAPKPPHLAKSQNDDIIIGKSTEV, from the exons ATG AACCTTAACTCTCTGGAGGGCTCGATCCAGAACCTTCTGTCAGTGCTGTACCCGCCTTTCGAGGCCACCGCCCCGACTCTCCTCAGCCAGCTCTTCCAGATCATCGACAGTCGCTATCAGGGAGATGCCCTGCGGTGCTTGCTGGACTTTTTGGTCCCGGCGAAGCACATCCTAGACACCGTGCAGCAGGCTGCATGC GCCCAGTACTCGGATGTACTTTTCCTGTGCGAGGGCTGGCCTCTGTGTTTACGTGACCAAGTTGTCATCCACCTAGCTCCCATCAACCCACTGCTGCTCCACCCCGGTGACTTTTATCTCCAAGTGGTGCCGTTCTGTCAGCAGTCCGCTCGCATCGTGGTCTGCAGCCtcttggaggaggagggcttTAGAGCGGAAGCGGTCGAGGAAACCCCGATCCCTGAAACGTCCTACCCTTGTATATTCAGCTGTGACTGGCTGGACGAGCTCAACCGCGGACGCCATGGGACGCCTCTCAGCCGATGCCTGCTCGCCACTGAGCGAGGCGTGGTGAGGTTACCATGGGAACGGGTGGCCGTGCCTGATTTCGTGGACGTGGAAGGGAGTGCTGGGAGGAGCATGGCCTCAGCTCCTCCGTCGTATCCTCCTCTATCACCTCAGCTTCCTTCTCCTCCGCCTCTACCTGATTTTCCACAGAATTCCTCACCTAATAaatcctttcctctctctcactcaaAGGAATCTGCGCAAAAACAGTATCCAGTTACTGTTTTGTCATCTTCCTCACGTCCATCTGCCTTCTCTGTGGAGACCAGAATATGTCAAGCCAAGCACGGCATTGCTGTATCACTTTGCTTGGTGGATACTAGCGTTGCCTCTTCGTCCAGGCTAGTCAAAGTCAAGGAGACGGAAGCAGAGGCGAAGCCTATCGGCTGGGTGTCCCCTAACACGTGGGACAGCCGCTTTACTGGGACAAACCCCAACGCAAAAACTGCTTCAGATACATGCACCTCTGCAAGTGATGATATATGCAAACTTAACGCTAAGGGCGTGATTGTTTCTGAGGATAAACAGCAAGATAAACTCAGAGATACAAAGCTGCAAGAGACGAGCAAGAGTGGGCCACGCGTCGTTGCAGAGGGGGAATATATTGACGTACTTCAGGCCGCTATGCTTTTTGGTAGAGCTCGGTCACTTGCAGAGGACCAACAGAAGTCAGAAGTGCAAAGCCAGCCAAGCTCACACGTTGAAGCACAAATGCAAAGATATCCACAGAGACAAGCACAAATGCAGCCGCACTCTCAAATGGAGCCACACAGGCCGGCACAAAGACATCACGCACAAGCGCACACGGGGTTACCTACAAATCCACCAACGCAAAGCCACTCTAGGtctgtggctgcagcagaaacTCATCCACCCTCTCACCACCATTCCCAACCAAACCACCCTCACCCTAGCTGCCCGGAAGCCCCTCAGTGTATCCGCACCGTGCGATTCTCAGAGAAACCATGCACCCCGTGCATGAAGAGGAGACAGGGCGGTAAGGTCACCAGAGCTCAAGAGCTGAGATGTCGATACAGGGACTCCTATCAGGCTGCGATACAAAACCCTGTCATCTTTGGACcggagaaggagagggggaaCATGTTagctgtggtggaggaggacggcGATTTCACTCAGTGCGATGAAGCACAGGGGCCACCAGACACTGAAACAGGGGATCCGTGGTGTAGTGTTCAAGACATGTGGTGCGATCCGAGGGTCCAAAACCAAGCTCGTACCTCTGTCAGCGAACTCATCTGTGAGGAATCAGGAGAAAAGAACACTGTTCCATATTGGAAACCAGGAGATACAAACACCGCCCCCTGTATGGATTACAGGGGGACGAATGCTTCACCATTTGTTAGCCCACTAGAGCGGACGAATGAAAGGACCACTGCACCGTTTAGAGAGCCACAGGATGCACAGTCTTCCAAATCTCATGCCCATTTGCATAATGTCAATGGAACAAATTCAGCAGCAGAGCCAAGGATGAACACTTCTAAAGCACCGTCAAGCTTAAATGGTCCTAATCCGTCAGATGAACAGGTTGCAACCCTACCCTTTAGTTCAGGTGAAATTTCCGGCATGCACATGACTCTCAAGCCCAGAGAACGGCTCCAACAAAGAAACTCTTACGAAGGGACGTCTCAGAAGTCTCATTCAACACCACAAAACAGACGAGAATGTGTGACAGACGGAAGGTGCTCGTCCCTCTCCACAGCAGTGGTGGACACCTCAGAGAAGTGTGCGCTGGTTATCGTCGAGGGTCAGAATGTcaggagaagagaaaatacTGACTCCTGTGCAGAGATTCCCCAGCTACACGtggttaaatgtaaaaatagcaCAGCCTTTGGACTGGTTTCACCTAAAACCAACAGGAGGAAGTTGGCTGTTTCAG ATGGCGCTTCTATGACCGGTAGAAATTGCCATCAGACTGAGAAGAAGTCACAGACAGATCAGCGTGCAGCGGCAGATACACACAAGGTTTCCCAGAATGCTTCTGCTCGCCCCCGACCCGACCACCTCCCACTGGGATCCCCAGACCCCAAAGCCCACCCCATCTACCTGGAATTAGCGTCTCTCGCAG GCAGCAGAGACAGGACCGGCAGGGCAATAGTAGAACTGTATGGAGACGACCAGGGATGGAGACCAACCATCACAAGCCATGAGCTCTTCCAGATGTTCCTCTACTTCCACTCCATAATCAG aaaagaaatcagagaAGCTGGGATGACACTTATTTTTGATGCTCGGAAGGTGATTCCTCAACCACAGCTCTATAAGGCTCTGATGAGTCTTAAg GAGCGGTATCCTCAGGCAGTGAACAGTTTGGTTTTACTGGTGGACAAAGAGAACAGCCTCCGCCCAGAAAGGTGTCCTGGGATACAG ACCGACGTGATAACGTCGATGAAGGCTTTGATGAAGCTGGCGGAGATGAGTCAGCTGAGCTCCCGTCTGGGTGGATCACGCTCTCACAGCCGCTGTGATTGGATGGAGCTGCATCAG AAACTCTTCCCGTTTGTCTGTGATCTTCACGAGGCCTCCGGCCTCCTGCTGAGAGCCATCAGCATGTTGGAGGAGCCCCAGAGGACAGATACCATACAG AGTGTGCAGCAGTGCATGATGGACCAGAGGACTCTGATGAGAGACGTCCTGGAGGACAGCCGATTGGTTAGCCTGCAGAGGGAGGGCGGAGCCATCCTGGCCAGGCTGAGGAAGGAGAGCGACCTCAAGTACCCCCACTGTGAGGACCtcag CGATGCTGTCGACTCTGTGACCAGTCTGTACAACCACGTAGAAGAGCAGGCCCACGTCCTCGTGCAGAGGTCCAACATGTCTCTGGAGCACCTGGAGTACCTGCTGCAgatcagagagatggagggacaCTTCACACAG ATCCAGCAGTGGTTCAATGAAGAGGGCGAACGACAGTTGCTAGAGACCGAATCAGTCGAGGACTCTGGAGACAGAATGGAGCAGATCCTCAACAGCTTCACTGGTTTCCTGATTGAAGCTAAT GACCGAAGGCACCACGCCATGTCATTAGTGTCGGAGGCAGAGCGTCTCCAGCAGAGCGGGTTCTCCTACCCAGAGACAGAGGCGTTCGGGGCTCTGATCTGCAGCTTCAAGTCGGGCCTGGAGGACTTCCTGTGCAGGGCGGAGGCATGTGGCAGAGAGCTGCAGATCATGGTCAACGTGTGTGACTTTTGTGAGCAG GCTTCAGCTCTGGCCAGTGAATGCATCTACTACCTGGACCAGAGTCAATCTGGAATCCGCACAACGCGAGGCCATGAAGGTGCCTCACAGGTCAATCCAACTCAGTCAGTACAAGACTCCAGCCTGGACTCCACATCCTTATGTCGGGCTGAGATCCACGCAGCACACGACTCCTCTGGTGGTTCACTCACCTCACGCGCTGACGGCTCCATCCTCCGGACTTTTGAAGACAGGTTCCAGGATTTCAACCCGGAGAAATTCCAGGAGGTGAAGGCTCAGGCCAGTTCCCTGCGGGGCTCCCGGGGGATGCGAGTGTGGAACGTGGCCTGGCTGAGATGTCAGGAAGCCcggcagcagcttcaggagaGGATGCAGGATGTGGCCGAGGTTTACCGCCACCAACCGGAGCCTAGCAGCTGGTGTGAAGGTCATTTCGTGGATGTGGTGAGCACCAACGTCCAGACTTCGTCGCCCGGCCGCCAGAATCTGGTTGTGCAATCGACCCCCGGGCCCCGGCACCCGCAGTGGGAGGGTATCGTATCGGGAGCGGTGGATTTAGAGAAGAGGAGGCCGATGCTGGGCAGCAACAGCCCCATATCCACAACCGTGGCCTGCTGCAACATCATCATCAAGCCAGAGGAGCACAGTGACGCTGGGACGAGTCAGGCGTCAGAGGCCGTTCAAGAATCACTAAACAG GTCTGCAAAGAGGACCCAaagagagacgaggaggaggcaggCGAGCAGAGCGAGGAGCGAGAGGGATGCCGCCGCTCTGTCGCAGGCCCACACCGTCGGCTGCCAGTGGTTTCCGTGGGGACGAGGTCTCGGTGCGAGGTCGGTCAGTCAGGACTCCTGCGCCACGGGGGCCGCAGCGCCCGGGCCGTCCACCCCCCCGGAGCAGCAGGCTCGGCCCACGTCGTCCTGCTCCCACCACGGCCAGCCGTCGTGCCGGATCCTCCAGGAGGCTCAGAAGTTTCAGATCTCCCGTCACGGGAGCTTTTGCTCGGACGACTCCTGCATGAGCGAGCAGGGGGCCGCGGGGGGTAATGGGACTGTGCCCTGCAAACACTCCAGCCTGCCCACTGGCAGATATGAGGGGAGCTTTTGTTTGGCAAGTCCACAGGAGAGTGCCAGCAATGCCCT GAGGCTGCAGCGTgtgatggaggagctggtgtTCACAGAGAAGGAGTACGTCCGCTCACTGGGCTACATCCTCACCCACTACCTCCCCCTGATGGACAGACTAGACATCCCCCAGGACCTCAGGGGCAAGCGAGGCGTCATCTTCGGCAACCTGGAGAAGCTGTACGACTTCCACAGCCACTATTTCCTGCCGGAGCTGGAGGCGTGCCAGAGGGAGCCCGCCATGGTCGCGCGCTGCTTCCTGAGACAC AGTGAGAGTTTTGGCCTGTACGCGTTGTACAGTAAGAATAAACCTCAGTCGGATGCTCTGATCCTTCACCGCCGCCATGACATCTTCAAG aagaagcagcaggagctCGGGGACATGATGGACCTTTCGTCCTACCTGCTGAGGCCCATCCAGAGGATCAGCAAGTAcagcctcctcctgcaggacaTGTTGGCCTTGGCCGGCTCGTACAGGCCAAAGGAGGTGACCCAGGACCCGCTGTACACGTCCAGTGGAGAGAGCTCGTCCGTGTGCGTGCCCGATCTGACGAGCAGCGAGCGGGAGCGCGAGAGGGCTGAGATCCAGGCTGCTGCAGACCTGGTTCGGTTTCAGATGCGTCACGGCAACGATCTACTCACCATGGACGCCATCCAGGACTGTGAT GTGAACCTGAAAGAACAGGGTCAGCTCATTCGCCAGGATGAATTCACAGTTTTCTTtaggaagaagaaatgtgtgCGCCGCATCTTCCTGTTTGAAGATCTGATTCTCTTCAGCAAGGCCAAGAGGACTTCGGTCGGAAATGACGTTTACGTCTACAAGCAGTCCTTCAAG ACGAGCGACATCGGGATGACCCATAACTCTCCAGCTGGTGGTCTGTGCTTTGAGATCTGGTTCCGCCGGAGGAAAAGCGAGGACACCTACACGCTGAGAGCTTCCAGCATGGAAGTGAAGAAAGCCTGGACCACGGACCTGGAGAGGATACTGTGGGATCAGGCTGCTCACAGCCGAG AGCTGCGTCTGCAGGAGAGAGTGTTCATGGGAATGGGACGCAAACCTTTCATGGATATTCAGCCCAGCGACGCCGCGATTTGTGACCGAGCCGTCAGCTGTACCCTGCCCGGGAGAA TCCCTGTGGCGTGTTGTTCACACAGGGGCTTAGAATATCCCCGACCTCACTCCATCGGCTCCGGCAGCACCGCCTCCACCACCCTCAGCCAATCATCTTCCTCGTCCGGCCGCGGCtcgctgccccctgctggctaCCCTGGGAACCAGTCTCAGGGGGCCGACTCCAATCCAGCCGCCTGCTCCTCCCTGGAGGCTGCGGCCGACAATGAACTCAACGATCACCATCTTCATCGGCATCATCCTCATCGACACTGGGAACAGTGGAAAACCCACCGTCCACTGC TGGACACCTCCGAGTCATCCGGGGACTGTGTGaatctgttcagcagctctgaaCGCAGCCGCCTGTCCGCCGTTAGCGGAGAGGTGGTGGACGACTCCTCATTTGAAACGCAGACTTTGGCGCCAATCTGCCGGACCCCCAGCCTGAGGAGAAACAGCTCACCTGCAGTCAGCAGCAAGAAGCCAGGGGTCGCCCCCAAACCTCCACATCTGGCTAAGTCTCAG AACGATGACATAATAATCGGGAAATCAACTGAAGTTTAA
- the LOC125024092 gene encoding protein-glutamine gamma-glutamyltransferase 2-like, with translation MSQVLDIERCDLDIKKNSSSHHTELYGEKRLIVRRGQPFNIILHLSPGSKHFTPGKTSFTLIVETGPLPRKESDTKVSFSLRESTVDTEWSASATNEPSGNAVHVSISSSPDAPIGLYSLTVDQEGQKTSLGQFTLLFNAWCPRDAVYMRSETKRQEYVLSQHGQVYRGTHKRIKGMPWNFGQFDSGILDICLKLLDENPKFVSDADKDCSARRNPVYVTRVLSAMINSNDDRGVLVGEWYDFSGGVHPGKWIGSGDILRRWAESGPVRYGQCWVFAALACTVSRALGIPCRVVTNFGSAHDTDANLVIENLYDEDGEKISDDSIWNFHVWVDSWMTRPDLGDKFDGWQASDPTPQETSEGVFCCGPASLNAIKEGELTKKYDAPFIFAEVNADVVDKVRLSTGEFVELSGSTTSVGRFISTKAVGSDDRHDITHQYKYPEGSKEERLVYEKAKHNNKLQQRGEEPGLQLKIKLADNMIVGSNFEVFAVLTNNFKDAKTCKVLFFAKAVSYNGKLGEVCGFAVDTMEVPPGEEKRLPLKVKYKQYGKAITPDRLIQLSAITINKETAEYHKAEKTIVLDEPEIQIKLVGEPRVNQPVTAELTLVNPVPEKLQDCSFTIEGVGLTHGKPITAEIGAVGPSQEAKASIKFIPNSAGSSKLLVNFDSDKLRNIKSFISVAVKE, from the exons ATGAGTCAAG tctTGGACATTGAGCGCTGTGATCTGGACATTaagaagaacagcagcagtCATCACACCGAGCTGTATGGAGAGAAGCGTTTGATCGTGAGGAGGGGACAGCCcttcaacattattttacaCCTGTCGCCTGGCAGCAAACACTTCACACCGGGCAAAACCAGCTTCACGCTCATCGTTGAAACGG GTCCGTTACCCAGAAAAGAATCGGACACAAAGGTCTCATTCAGTCTGCGTGAATCCACGGTGGACACTGAATGGAGTGCATCTGCCACTAATGAGCCCTCAGGAAACGCAGTGCATGTTTCTATCTCTTCCTCCCCTGATGCTCCCATCGGGCTCTATTCTCTGACTGTGGACCAAGAGGGGCAGAAGACCAGCTTGGGACAGTTCACCCTACTTTTCAATGCCTGGTGCCCAA GAGATGCTGTTTACATGCGCAGCGAGACTAAGAGACAGGAGTATGTTTTATCCCAGCACGGACAAGTCTACAGAGGGACACACAAAAGGATCAAAGGGATGCCCTGGAACTTTGGACAG TTTGACTCAGGAATACTGGATATCTGTCTGAAGCTTCTCGATGAAAACCCCAAGTTTGTGTCTGATGCCGATAAGGACTGCTCTGCCAGGAGAAATCCGGTCTATGTGACCAGAGTACTGAGTGCCATG ATCAACAGTAATGACGACAGAGGTGTGCTCGTGGGGGAGTGGTACGACTTTTCAGGTGGGGTTCATCCTGGAAAGTGGATCGGCAGTGGAGACATTCTGCGCCGGTGGGCAGAGAGCGGCCCCGTCCGCTATGGCCAGTGTTGGGTCTTTGCTGCTCTTGCGTGCACAG tgTCCCGTGCTCTGGGCATCCCATGCCGAGTGGTTACCAACTTTGGATCAGCTCACGATACCGACGCCAACCTGGTGATTGAAAACCTGTACGATGAAGATGGTGAAAAAATTTCTGACGATTCAATATG GAACTTCCACGTTTGGGTGGATAGCTGGATGACTCGTCCAGACTTGGGGGACAAGTTTGATGGGTGGCAAGCTAGTGATCCCACCCCACAGGAGACGAGTGAAG gtgttttctgttgtgGACCAGCGTCTCTGAACGCCATCAAGGAAGGAGAGCTGACCAAGAAGTATGACGCACCCTTTATTTTTGCCGAG GTCAATGCAGATGTTGTGGACAAGGTGCGGCTGTCAACTGGAGAGTTTGTGGAGTTAAGTGGATCGACTACGTCTGTTGGACGTTTCATCAGCACCAAAGCTGTGGGCTCAGACGACAGACACGACATCACGCATCAGTACAAGTATCCGGAAG GGTCAAAGGAGGAGAGGCTGGTGTATGAGAAGGCCAAGCACAACAACAAGCTGCAGCAGCGAGGAGAAGAGCCGGGGCTGCAgctcaag ATCAAGCTGGCTGACAACATGATCGTGGGCTCAAACTTCGAGGTGTTCGCCGTCCTCACCAACAACTTCAAGGATGCAAAGACCTGCAAAGTCCTCTTCTTCGCCAAGGCGGTGAGCTACAATGGAAAGCTGGGAGAGGTGTGTGGATTCGCTGTAGACACGATGGAGGTGCCCCCTGGAGAAG AAAAGCGGCTGCCCCTCAAAGTGAAGTACAAGCAGTATGGAAAAGCCATCACACCTGACAGGCTGATCCAGCTGTCAGCCATCACCATCAACAAGGAGACCGCTGAGTACCACAAGGCGGAGAAGACTATTGTCCTGGACGAGCCAGAAATACAGATCAAG ctGGTGGGAGAACCCAGGGTGAACCAGCCTGTGACAGCAGAGCTGACCCTGGTGAACCCTGTACCAGAGAAGCTCCAGGACTGCAGCTTCACCATAGAGGGAGTCGGCCTGACTCACGGGAAACCCATAACAGCCGA GATTGGAGCTGTGGGCCCCTCACAAGAAGCCAAAGCCAGCATTAAGTTCATCCCCAACAGCGCTGGCTCCAGCAAGCTCCTGGTGAACTTCGATAGCGACAAACTGAGAAACATCAAGAGTTTCATCAGTGTTGCTGTGAAGGAATGA
- the LOC125024103 gene encoding kelch-like protein 10: MSDRRSVYNELRLERHFCDAVIRVDSVEFHVHKVIMCNCSPYFRALFTHWSIPECQVFDISSVSPDIMRLIIEYAYTGFVPVSGNVKELFVAADHFSVAGIVQVCTELLEKQMDPQNCLGIWKFTEIYYYPELNRKALLFTLHHFEEIVANSEEFLLLSVQELVTIIENDQLNVKQEKTVYEAVIRWIVFAPEQRKEYAALLLFNIRLALMSTEYITEKVITNEVVQACQDCQMVIVKALEAMVDLQTMGISGSVFGNPLARPRLPSAVLLAVGGWGDGTSTNSIEAYDVNAESWVSVANNGIPRAYHGVAFLHGSLYYVGGFDGEEYFSTVHRFDLSTHIWHELGPMHFRRCYVSVTVMDGCIYAIGGSDGHNRLKTAERYDPGTNQWTLIAPMHEERSDANCTVLQEKLYICGGFNGAECLFTAECYDPKTNHWTLITPMDERRSGVGVITYADHIFAVGGYNGTTRLRSVEAYNPYTNTWQALPSMLGPRSNFGLSVIDDRLYAVGGFNGISTTNNVECFDANTGAWSAVCNMGMPRSALSCCVVSGLDNMVNYTAPRFSAQFSSEEELES; the protein is encoded by the exons AGCTCTCTTTACCCACTGGTCTATCCCAGAATGCCAGGTCTTCGACATTTCCAGCGTGTCACCTGACATAATGAGGCTCATCATTGAATATGCCTACACTGGctttgttcctgtgtcaggcaACGTAAAGGAGCTGTTTGTAGCTGCAGACCATTTCAGCGTAGCGGGCATCGTGCAAGTGTGCACCGAGCTCTTGGAGAAGCAAATGGACCCACAGAACTGCCTCGGCATCTGGAAGTTCACGGAAATATACTACTACCCAGAACTGAACCGCAAGGCCTTGCTCTTCACGCTGCATCACTTTGAGGAGATCGTTGCCAACTCGGAAGAGTTCCTGCTGCTCTCCGTCCAGGAACTCGTTACAATCATTGAGAACGACCAGCTCAATGTGAAGCAAGAGAAGACGGTGTACGAAGCCGTGATTCGCTGGATCGTCTTTGCACCTGAGCAACGTAAAGAATACGCTGCGCTGCTTTTATTCAAT ATCAGGTTGGCGTTGATGAGTACAGAGTACATCACTGAGAAGGTGATTACCAACGAAGTGGTGCAGGCGTGTCAAGACTGTCAAATGGTTATCGTCAAGGCCTTGGAGGCCATGGTCGACCTCCAGACAATGGGCATCTCCGGGTCTGTTTTCGGCAACCCTTTGGCCCGTCCGCGGCTGCCCTCTGCTGTCCTGCTGGCTGTCGGAGGCTGGGGTGACGGCACCTCCACCAACAGCATCGAGGCGTACGACGTCAACGCTGAGAGCTGGGTCAGCGTGGCTAATAATGGCATTCCCCGCGCCTACCACGGCGTCGCTTTCCTCCATGGATCGCTTTATTACGTCGGTGGCTTCGATGGTGAAGAGTACTTCAGCACGGTGCACAGGTTCGACCTGAGCACACACATCTGGCACGAGCTGGGCCCGATGCACTTTCGCCGCTGCTACGTCAGTGTGACTGTGATGGACGGGTGCATATACGCCATAGGAGGTTCTGATGGGCACAACAGACTCAAAACTGCAGAGCGCTATGACCCCGGAACCAACCAGTGGACGTTAATTGCACCCATGCACGAGGAGAGGAGTGATGCCAATTGCACCGTCCTCCAAGAGAAG CTGTACATTTGTGGCGGCTTCAATGGGGCTGAGTGCCTGTTTACAGCAGAGTGCTACGATCCAAAGACCAACCACTGGACACTGATTACCCCCATGGACGAGAGGCGCAGTGGTGTTGGGGTCATCACCTACGCAGACCACATCTTTGCA GTTGGTGGTTACAATGGAACCACCCGTCTGCGCTCCGTCGAGGCCTACAACCCTTACACCAACACCTGGCAAGCTTTGCCCTCCATGCTGGGTCCCCGCAGCAACTTCGGCCTCTCAGTGATCGATGACCGCCTGTATGCTGTAGGGGGCTTCAACGGCATCTCCACCACCAATAACGTCGAGTGCTTCGACGCCAACACCGGTGCGTGGTCCGCCGTCTGCAACATGGGGATGCCCCGCAGCgcactgagctgctgtgtgGTGAGCGGCCTCGACAACATGGTGAATTACACTGCCCCGCGCTTCTCCGCACAATTCTCCAGCGAGGAGGAGTTGGAGTCATGA